In Halomarina salina, one DNA window encodes the following:
- the tpiA gene encoding triose-phosphate isomerase: MFVLVNLKAYPCDAVAVAEAAATVADDTGARIAVAPQAAHIEPVAETGVETWAQHVSSSGHGSHTGSTLAPAVADAGATGALLNHSERRLKLADIDGSLRAAEDTGLDTIVCANNPRQVAAAATLGPDMVAVEPPELIGSGTPVSRADPDIVRDAVAAADEVNPPVPVLCGAGITSGDDVEAAADLGSEGVLLASGVAKADDPEEVLRDLVSGI; this comes from the coding sequence ATGTTCGTTCTCGTCAACCTGAAGGCGTACCCCTGTGACGCCGTCGCCGTCGCCGAGGCAGCAGCGACCGTCGCCGACGACACCGGCGCGCGCATCGCCGTCGCCCCGCAGGCCGCCCACATCGAACCCGTCGCGGAGACGGGCGTCGAGACGTGGGCACAGCACGTCTCGTCCTCTGGCCACGGCAGTCACACCGGGAGCACGCTCGCCCCCGCCGTCGCGGACGCGGGCGCGACCGGCGCGCTCCTCAACCACTCCGAGCGCCGACTCAAACTGGCGGACATCGACGGGTCGCTTCGCGCGGCCGAGGACACCGGCCTCGATACCATCGTCTGTGCGAACAACCCGCGGCAGGTGGCTGCCGCCGCGACGCTCGGTCCGGACATGGTCGCCGTCGAACCGCCGGAACTCATCGGCTCCGGGACGCCGGTCAGTCGCGCGGACCCCGACATCGTCCGCGACGCCGTCGCCGCCGCCGACGAGGTCAACCCCCCGGTCCCGGTGCTCTGCGGGGCCGGTATCACGTCGGGCGACGACGTCGAGGCGGCGGCGGACCTCGGGAGCGAAGGGGTCCTCCTCGCCAGCGGCGTCGCCAAGGCAGACGACCCCGAGGAAGTGCTCAGAGACCTCGTCTCCGGCATCTGA
- a CDS encoding multiprotein bridging factor aMBF1: MPQCEMCGAETSSPKTVKIEGAEIQVCDACAQFGTEVKTQSSSGSTSKYSTDSSSSSSSSSSSSSSSSSSSQQRRRRDMFDQMDEVAQDYDDRIRNAREGSNLTQEELAGELNEKASLIRKLERGDILPSDDVRKKLERKLGISLTEGSSSDDDEWEGGSSSGSYTLGDVVKRKD, from the coding sequence ATGCCGCAGTGTGAGATGTGCGGAGCGGAGACCTCGTCGCCGAAGACCGTGAAGATCGAAGGGGCCGAGATACAGGTGTGTGACGCCTGTGCTCAGTTCGGGACGGAGGTGAAGACCCAGTCGTCGTCCGGGTCGACCTCCAAGTACTCGACAGACTCCTCGTCGTCCTCCTCGTCTTCGTCGTCCTCGTCGTCGAGTTCCTCCTCGTCCTCACAGCAACGACGCCGCCGGGACATGTTCGACCAGATGGACGAGGTCGCACAGGACTACGACGACCGCATCCGCAACGCGCGGGAGGGATCGAACCTCACGCAGGAGGAGCTCGCCGGAGAACTCAACGAGAAGGCGAGTCTCATCCGCAAGCTCGAACGCGGCGACATCCTCCCGAGCGACGACGTGCGCAAGAAGCTCGAACGGAAACTCGGCATCTCGCTGACCGAGGGGTCGAGCAGCGACGACGACGAGTGGGAGGGTGGCTCCTCCTCCGGGTCGTACACGCTCGGCGACGTGGTCAAGCGGAAGGACTGA
- a CDS encoding CDP-alcohol phosphatidyltransferase family protein: MTLDQFRSVADRFLEPFVDVSEQAGLTPNAVSVAAIALAAGAGLAFAFGQGTPILYLVGSVLVFLNGWLDILDGALARRLQVASAAGDLLDHVLDRYADIFILVGLAAGVDEWALGLAAVTGVVMTSYLGTQAQAVGLDRVYGGLVGRADRLVIVGVVGVVAWLYTDSIAGLTVVGWTLVFFAIVGHFTALQRFYYAMRAFESTDRL, from the coding sequence ATGACGCTCGACCAGTTCCGGTCGGTCGCCGACCGGTTCCTGGAACCGTTCGTGGACGTCTCCGAGCAGGCCGGCCTGACCCCGAACGCGGTGAGCGTCGCGGCCATCGCGCTCGCCGCGGGCGCGGGCCTCGCGTTCGCGTTCGGGCAGGGTACGCCGATACTCTACCTCGTCGGGTCGGTACTCGTCTTCCTGAACGGGTGGCTCGACATCCTCGACGGCGCGCTGGCGCGTCGCCTGCAGGTCGCCTCGGCTGCCGGTGACCTGCTCGACCACGTCCTCGACCGCTACGCGGACATCTTCATCCTGGTCGGTCTCGCCGCGGGCGTCGACGAGTGGGCGCTCGGCCTCGCGGCCGTGACGGGCGTCGTGATGACGTCGTACCTCGGGACGCAGGCCCAGGCTGTCGGTCTCGACCGGGTGTACGGCGGCCTCGTCGGCCGCGCGGACCGACTCGTCATCGTCGGCGTGGTGGGCGTGGTGGCGTGGCTCTACACCGACTCGATAGCGGGTCTCACCGTCGTCGGGTGGACGCTGGTGTTCTTCGCCATCGTGGGTCACTTCACCGCGCTCCAGCGGTTCTACTACGCGATGCGGGCGTTCGAGTCGACGGACAGGCTGTAG
- a CDS encoding adenylate kinase family protein, which yields MRLAVTGTPGTGKTTATEHLDDRASERAQDTRVVHLNDVIREAGLHDGEDPDRASLYADFEALGEWLDEHAAGTDEDVVVESHLAHHFDAHRVVVLRCAPETLESRLLERGETEEKAEENADAEALDVILAEAVDRHGTDAVYEIDATDRSPEAVADEIRAVLDGEREPSAGTVDFTGWL from the coding sequence GTGAGGCTCGCCGTTACCGGGACGCCCGGCACCGGGAAGACGACGGCCACCGAGCACCTCGACGACCGTGCCAGCGAGCGAGCGCAGGACACGCGCGTCGTCCACCTGAACGACGTCATCCGGGAGGCGGGACTCCACGACGGCGAGGACCCCGACCGGGCCAGCCTCTACGCCGACTTCGAGGCGCTGGGAGAGTGGCTCGACGAGCACGCGGCGGGCACCGACGAGGACGTCGTCGTCGAGTCGCACCTCGCCCACCACTTCGACGCCCACCGGGTCGTCGTGTTGCGGTGCGCCCCCGAGACGCTCGAATCGCGGCTCCTGGAGCGCGGAGAGACGGAAGAGAAGGCGGAGGAGAACGCGGACGCCGAGGCCCTCGACGTGATTCTCGCCGAGGCGGTCGACCGCCACGGGACGGACGCGGTGTACGAGATAGACGCGACCGACCGCTCGCCCGAGGCGGTCGCCGACGAGATTCGTGCGGTACTCGACGGCGAACGAGAACCGAGCGCCGGGACGGTCGACTTTACGGGGTGGCTATGA
- the hisC gene encoding histidinol-phosphate transaminase: MEPRDRSSYSVYQAGRGIEEVARELDRDPEEFVVLSSNENALGPSPAAVEAIRDHAGGVNRYPKSSHVDLTEAIAEEWDFAPEQAWLAPGGDGALDFLHRAMLDPGDEILVPRPGFAYYAMSARYHHGDVSTYSLSKADGFEQTADTVLASYDGERVVFVISPHSPVGTEMPMAEVERLADETADDTLVVVDEAYAEFSTSESKRRLLDERDDVAVLRTFSKAYGLAGLRLGYLLTPESWADVYARVNTPFSVNELACRAGLAALSDDEFVTETVETARWAREYLHEHLDAPTFESGGNFVLVDVGEAAPLDADEGAGSAVAAATQRRGLIVRDCSSFGLPDCVRITTGTREETKRAVEVVNGVLAEVPEA; encoded by the coding sequence ATGGAACCACGGGACCGCTCGTCGTACTCGGTGTACCAGGCCGGGCGGGGCATCGAGGAGGTGGCCCGCGAACTCGACCGGGACCCCGAGGAGTTCGTGGTGCTCTCCTCGAACGAGAACGCTCTCGGGCCGTCGCCAGCGGCCGTCGAGGCAATCCGCGACCACGCGGGCGGCGTCAACCGCTACCCGAAGTCCTCGCACGTCGACCTCACCGAGGCCATCGCAGAGGAGTGGGACTTCGCGCCGGAACAGGCGTGGCTGGCCCCCGGCGGCGACGGGGCACTCGACTTCCTCCACCGGGCGATGCTCGACCCCGGCGACGAGATTCTCGTCCCGCGACCGGGGTTCGCCTACTACGCGATGAGCGCGCGCTACCACCACGGCGACGTCTCGACGTACAGTCTGTCGAAGGCCGACGGCTTCGAGCAGACCGCCGACACCGTCCTCGCGTCCTACGACGGCGAGCGCGTCGTGTTCGTCATCAGCCCGCACAGCCCCGTCGGCACCGAGATGCCGATGGCCGAGGTGGAGCGACTGGCCGACGAGACGGCCGACGACACGCTCGTCGTCGTCGACGAGGCGTACGCCGAGTTCTCGACGAGCGAGAGCAAGCGGCGACTTCTCGACGAACGAGACGACGTCGCCGTCCTCCGCACGTTCTCGAAGGCGTACGGGCTGGCCGGTCTCCGACTCGGCTATCTCCTGACGCCGGAGTCGTGGGCCGACGTCTACGCCCGCGTCAACACGCCGTTCTCGGTCAACGAACTCGCCTGCCGGGCCGGACTCGCGGCGCTCTCCGACGACGAGTTCGTCACGGAGACGGTCGAGACCGCCCGCTGGGCGCGCGAGTACCTGCACGAGCATCTCGACGCGCCGACGTTCGAGAGCGGCGGGAACTTCGTCCTCGTGGACGTGGGCGAGGCCGCACCGCTCGACGCCGACGAGGGCGCGGGGAGCGCCGTCGCGGCTGCGACCCAGCGCCGCGGCCTCATCGTCCGGGACTGTTCGAGTTTCGGCCTCCCCGACTGCGTCCGCATCACGACGGGCACCCGCGAGGAGACGAAACGAGCCGTCGAGGTCGTCAACGGCGTTCTCGCGGAGGTGCCCGAGGCGTGA
- the hisH gene encoding imidazole glycerol phosphate synthase subunit HisH translates to MNVDVTVIDYGVGNLRSLRRGLERAGATVTESSDPDAIRTADALVLPGVGAFEECMRNSRPFHDVLREVAEDTPVLGICVGLQLLMTDSTEDAPEGDVVEGLDLVEGHVTRVAGDVKVPHMGWNTLTVERDHPVVADVETGDYAYFVHSYRTDAGEHTVASCDYGGGFAAIAANERGNVVGTQFHPEKSGDTGLAVLDGFVSFAADWNAGRTPLAD, encoded by the coding sequence GTGAACGTCGACGTCACCGTCATCGACTACGGCGTCGGGAACCTCCGCAGTCTCCGGCGCGGCCTCGAACGCGCGGGAGCGACCGTCACCGAGTCGAGCGACCCCGACGCGATACGAACCGCCGACGCCCTCGTCCTCCCCGGCGTCGGCGCGTTCGAGGAGTGCATGCGCAACTCTCGACCGTTCCACGACGTACTCCGGGAGGTGGCCGAGGACACGCCCGTCCTCGGCATCTGCGTCGGCCTCCAGTTGCTCATGACCGACTCGACGGAGGACGCCCCCGAGGGAGACGTCGTCGAAGGACTGGACCTCGTCGAGGGTCACGTCACGCGCGTCGCGGGCGACGTGAAGGTGCCACACATGGGCTGGAACACGCTGACCGTCGAACGCGACCACCCCGTCGTCGCGGACGTGGAGACGGGCGACTACGCGTACTTCGTCCACTCCTACCGGACGGACGCGGGCGAGCACACCGTCGCGTCCTGTGACTACGGTGGCGGGTTCGCCGCCATCGCGGCCAACGAGCGCGGGAACGTCGTCGGGACGCAGTTCCACCCGGAGAAGTCCGGCGACACCGGTCTCGCCGTCCTCGACGGGTTCGTCTCGTTCGCGGCCGACTGGAACGCGGGGCGGACGCCTCTCGCGGACTGA
- a CDS encoding transporter: MALVDAVAYATHLLFAGLWSGTVLFVTVGILPLGLRGEIRPDPFAFVVSRLSTVSRASALLLFLSGGHMAANAYTVESLTGTQRGYQVLAMVVLWFLLAGLVEAGSARMRDGLAEEKVRTPARDGKPFLYAGSVVALLLLLDAGLLASGVTF, encoded by the coding sequence ATGGCTCTGGTCGACGCCGTCGCGTACGCGACGCACCTCCTGTTCGCCGGCCTCTGGTCGGGCACCGTCCTGTTCGTCACCGTCGGTATCCTCCCGCTGGGGCTCCGGGGAGAGATTCGCCCCGACCCGTTCGCCTTCGTCGTGTCGCGGCTCTCGACGGTGAGCCGTGCGAGTGCACTGCTCCTGTTCCTCTCGGGCGGGCACATGGCCGCGAACGCCTACACCGTCGAGTCGCTCACGGGGACGCAGCGCGGCTACCAGGTGCTCGCGATGGTCGTCCTCTGGTTCCTCCTGGCGGGCCTCGTCGAGGCCGGGAGCGCCCGGATGCGCGACGGCCTGGCGGAGGAGAAGGTGCGGACGCCCGCACGCGACGGGAAGCCGTTCCTCTACGCGGGGAGCGTCGTCGCCCTGCTCCTGTTGCTCGACGCGGGCCTCCTCGCCAGCGGCGTCACGTTCTGA
- a CDS encoding DUF7537 family lipoprotein — protein sequence MRPPHLAVVLTALVLLAGCGGVFDGDANAPASSTPANVPTDDPMADPPAGLDADGITDSFALVDTHDRAVANTSYTVRGRQTVTATNGTRLGNLTTVSRVSADHERARTRLSLDGTPPSYAANVLTIESWATGEQFYEERTGENGTTYFGGQQWLGGTVSPAATLRPYYTNAESASTVSEDGRIRLRIDATPGDLYVAGWPVDVTEARVNVTMTDEGRLVDYRIEHDGTLADTDTAVRGVYTARFTDIGETSVEPPEWLDEARNGTARPEGRNPPVQVE from the coding sequence ATGCGCCCTCCCCACCTCGCCGTCGTGCTGACGGCCCTCGTCCTCCTCGCCGGCTGTGGCGGCGTCTTCGACGGTGATGCGAACGCCCCCGCGTCGTCGACGCCCGCGAACGTTCCGACCGACGACCCGATGGCCGACCCGCCGGCCGGTCTCGACGCGGACGGTATCACCGACTCGTTCGCGCTCGTCGACACGCACGATAGAGCGGTAGCGAACACGAGCTACACTGTCCGTGGTCGGCAGACCGTCACCGCGACGAACGGGACGCGGCTTGGCAACCTGACCACAGTGTCTCGCGTCTCGGCGGACCACGAGCGGGCGAGGACGCGACTCTCGCTGGATGGGACCCCACCTTCGTACGCGGCGAACGTCCTGACGATAGAGAGCTGGGCGACTGGCGAGCAGTTCTACGAGGAACGGACCGGTGAGAACGGGACGACGTACTTCGGTGGACAGCAGTGGCTCGGTGGTACTGTGTCACCGGCCGCCACACTCCGGCCGTACTACACCAACGCGGAGTCGGCATCGACGGTCAGCGAGGACGGCCGCATCCGCCTCCGAATCGACGCCACACCAGGTGACCTGTACGTGGCAGGGTGGCCGGTCGACGTGACGGAAGCACGAGTGAACGTCACGATGACCGACGAGGGGCGACTCGTCGACTACCGCATCGAGCACGACGGCACCCTCGCTGACACCGACACCGCGGTCCGTGGGGTGTACACCGCGCGCTTCACCGACATCGGCGAGACCAGCGTCGAACCGCCGGAGTGGCTCGACGAGGCGCGAAACGGCACGGCGAGGCCCGAGGGGCGCAACCCTCCGGTCCAGGTCGAGTGA
- a CDS encoding CoxG family protein: MEFSGTFELEDTTVDEVWLALSDPVLIADSLPGCEFLLHVEGDDVDFDALQERADEQDAELSGDPEVIAERAFREGEQYAVLMQISVGPVNPTFETVVTIDERDQPRMRASGEGSSGDSSFEMSSGMDLEPTDDGVAVHWETDADVFGKVAGMGQRVINPVANRVVKRFFSSVQERLRELTMADVEEAAEPADEDDDRGLIDRVLGRSKD, encoded by the coding sequence ATGGAGTTCAGTGGGACGTTCGAACTGGAGGACACGACTGTCGACGAGGTGTGGCTCGCGCTCTCGGACCCGGTGCTCATCGCCGACTCGCTACCGGGGTGCGAGTTCCTCCTGCACGTCGAGGGTGACGACGTTGACTTCGACGCCCTCCAGGAACGAGCCGACGAACAGGACGCCGAACTGAGCGGTGACCCGGAGGTCATCGCGGAGCGAGCGTTCAGGGAGGGCGAACAGTACGCCGTGCTCATGCAGATCAGCGTCGGGCCGGTGAACCCGACGTTCGAGACGGTGGTGACCATCGACGAGCGCGACCAGCCGCGAATGCGTGCGTCGGGCGAGGGGAGTTCCGGGGACAGCTCCTTCGAGATGTCCTCCGGGATGGACCTCGAACCGACGGACGACGGCGTGGCGGTCCACTGGGAGACGGACGCCGACGTGTTCGGCAAGGTCGCCGGGATGGGCCAGCGCGTCATCAACCCGGTGGCGAACCGCGTCGTCAAGCGGTTCTTCTCGTCGGTGCAGGAGCGCCTGCGAGAGCTGACGATGGCGGACGTGGAGGAGGCGGCGGAACCGGCCGACGAAGACGACGACCGAGGGCTCATCGACCGGGTCCTCGGCCGCTCGAAGGACTGA
- a CDS encoding (2Fe-2S)-binding protein, with product MTDHDISLTVNGTDHDLTVESRTLLVHAIRDQLGYTGTNVGCESSTCGACTVHVDGDAVKSCTMLAVQADGTEVDTVEGLAEGGEFHPIQTGFQEEHGLQCGYCTPGMMMTATDFLESNPDPSREEIREGLEGNLCRCTGYQNIVNAVENAAESMSSGAVTDGGTRTDGEPRTDGGTVEDAPCDVDATEEDGE from the coding sequence ATGACAGACCACGACATCTCGCTGACGGTGAACGGGACAGACCACGACCTGACAGTCGAATCGCGGACCCTGCTGGTCCACGCGATTCGAGACCAACTCGGCTATACGGGGACCAACGTCGGCTGCGAGTCGAGCACCTGCGGCGCGTGTACCGTCCACGTCGACGGTGACGCGGTGAAGTCCTGCACGATGCTCGCCGTACAGGCCGACGGCACGGAGGTCGACACCGTCGAAGGACTCGCCGAGGGCGGCGAGTTCCATCCCATCCAGACCGGCTTCCAGGAGGAACACGGCCTCCAGTGTGGCTACTGCACGCCGGGGATGATGATGACCGCGACGGACTTCCTCGAGTCCAACCCGGACCCGAGTCGCGAGGAGATTCGGGAGGGGCTCGAAGGCAACCTCTGTCGCTGCACCGGCTACCAGAACATCGTCAACGCCGTCGAGAACGCCGCGGAGTCCATGAGTAGCGGGGCCGTCACCGACGGCGGCACGCGCACGGACGGCGAGCCGCGTACCGACGGCGGCACGGTCGAAGACGCTCCGTGTGACGTCGACGCCACCGAGGAGGACGGAGAATGA
- a CDS encoding xanthine dehydrogenase family protein molybdopterin-binding subunit, translating to MSIESLDPDEVSAADILGSAIERREDPALVTGTGEYTDDLQFNNTAHMAVKRSQYGNARIESVDTSEAEEMPGVVGVYTHDDLWSDDTPGGGSFELPVGWLLPSLNNVSHPILVDDHARYQGDAIAVVIAENRYQAQDALDGIDVSYERQDAVTSPGEALEDGAPQLHDDAEGNVAFDWEIGDEEKTADAFDSAAHTVSTDIENQLLIANAMEPRAAVARYNSGTDELEVFMTSQNPHLHRLLMSGVIGQPEHKLRIKAPEVGGGFGSKIHHYADEALVAWCSKLLQRPVKWTATRSETYLTDAPGRGHETTAELAMDDTGRITGLRVDTKANLGAYLSTFAPAVPTYLYGTLLSGQYDIPAIYGHVTGAYTNVPPVDAYRGAGRPEASFLVERLMYLGAKEMGMDQAEFRRHNFVPNDKFPYETQVAVVYDSGDYEKPMDKALELVDYENFRQRQEEAREEGKYLGIGFSCYIEACGLAPSELAGQLGAQAGLWESSLVRFHPSGTVTAHCGTSGHGQGHETTYAQIVANELGVDYDDVEVVEGDTDEIPHGMGTYGSRSAAVGGSSLVMSARKLVDKAKEIAAHQLEADPDDIEFEAGEFQVAGAPDRSIGIQAVAQQAYLAHDIPEGMEPGLEATSFYDPDNFVFPFGTHVAIVEVDPESGEITFEKYAAVDDVGNQINPKIVEGQIHGGVAQGVGQAMYEGAEYDDNGTLMTGSMQDYAVPKAEHVPEMETESTVTPSPHNPLGVKGVGEAGTIAAPQAIVNAVADALEPFGVDGVEMPMSAENVWQAVQDNTAADGGAPTEESDPADDAADDGGDR from the coding sequence ATGAGCATCGAGTCCCTCGACCCGGACGAGGTGAGCGCGGCGGACATCCTCGGGTCGGCCATCGAACGCCGCGAGGACCCGGCGCTCGTCACCGGCACGGGCGAGTACACCGACGACCTGCAGTTCAACAACACGGCCCACATGGCCGTCAAGCGCAGCCAGTACGGCAACGCGCGCATCGAGAGCGTCGACACGAGCGAGGCCGAGGAGATGCCGGGCGTCGTCGGCGTCTACACGCACGACGACCTGTGGAGCGACGACACGCCGGGCGGTGGGTCGTTCGAACTCCCGGTCGGCTGGCTCCTCCCGAGCCTCAACAACGTCTCCCACCCCATCCTCGTGGACGACCACGCGCGCTACCAGGGCGACGCCATCGCCGTCGTAATCGCCGAGAACCGGTACCAGGCGCAGGACGCGCTCGACGGCATCGACGTCAGCTACGAGCGCCAGGACGCCGTCACCTCGCCCGGCGAGGCGCTGGAAGACGGCGCGCCACAGCTCCACGACGACGCGGAGGGCAACGTCGCGTTCGACTGGGAGATCGGCGACGAGGAGAAGACCGCCGACGCGTTCGACTCGGCGGCCCACACCGTGAGCACCGACATCGAGAACCAGCTACTCATCGCCAACGCGATGGAGCCGCGAGCGGCCGTCGCCCGGTACAACTCCGGAACCGACGAGCTGGAGGTGTTCATGACGTCGCAGAACCCGCACCTCCACCGCCTGCTCATGTCGGGCGTCATCGGCCAGCCCGAGCACAAGCTCCGCATCAAGGCACCCGAAGTGGGCGGCGGGTTCGGGAGCAAGATCCACCACTACGCCGACGAGGCGCTCGTCGCGTGGTGCTCGAAGCTGCTCCAGCGGCCCGTCAAGTGGACCGCGACGCGCTCGGAGACGTACCTCACGGACGCTCCGGGTCGTGGCCACGAGACCACCGCGGAACTCGCGATGGACGACACGGGTCGCATCACCGGGCTGCGCGTCGACACGAAGGCGAACCTCGGCGCGTACCTCTCGACGTTCGCCCCGGCCGTCCCGACGTACCTGTACGGGACGCTCCTGTCGGGCCAGTACGACATCCCGGCCATCTACGGCCACGTCACCGGCGCGTACACGAACGTCCCGCCGGTCGACGCCTACCGCGGGGCGGGTCGCCCCGAGGCGTCGTTCCTCGTCGAGCGCCTGATGTACCTCGGCGCGAAGGAGATGGGGATGGACCAGGCGGAGTTCCGCCGTCACAACTTCGTCCCGAACGACAAGTTCCCGTACGAGACGCAGGTCGCGGTCGTCTACGACAGCGGCGACTACGAGAAACCGATGGACAAGGCGCTGGAACTGGTGGACTACGAGAACTTCCGCCAGCGTCAGGAGGAGGCCCGCGAGGAGGGCAAGTACCTCGGTATCGGCTTCTCCTGTTACATCGAGGCCTGCGGACTGGCACCCTCGGAACTCGCCGGGCAACTCGGCGCGCAGGCGGGGCTCTGGGAGTCCAGCCTCGTGCGCTTCCACCCGTCCGGGACGGTGACGGCCCACTGTGGCACGTCCGGCCACGGGCAGGGCCACGAGACGACGTACGCTCAGATCGTCGCCAACGAACTCGGCGTCGACTACGACGACGTGGAGGTCGTCGAGGGCGACACCGACGAGATACCCCACGGGATGGGGACGTACGGCTCGCGCTCCGCCGCGGTCGGCGGCTCCTCGCTCGTGATGAGCGCCCGGAAGCTCGTCGACAAGGCGAAGGAGATAGCCGCCCACCAGCTCGAAGCCGACCCCGACGACATCGAGTTCGAGGCCGGTGAGTTCCAGGTCGCCGGTGCGCCCGACCGCTCCATCGGCATCCAGGCGGTCGCCCAGCAGGCGTACCTCGCCCACGACATCCCCGAGGGGATGGAACCGGGTCTCGAGGCGACCTCGTTCTACGACCCGGACAACTTCGTGTTCCCGTTCGGGACGCACGTCGCCATCGTCGAGGTGGACCCCGAGTCCGGCGAGATAACATTCGAGAAGTACGCCGCCGTCGACGACGTCGGCAACCAGATCAACCCCAAGATCGTCGAAGGACAGATCCACGGCGGCGTCGCGCAGGGCGTCGGCCAGGCGATGTACGAGGGCGCCGAGTACGACGACAACGGGACGCTCATGACGGGGTCGATGCAGGACTACGCGGTCCCGAAGGCCGAGCACGTCCCCGAGATGGAGACAGAGTCGACGGTGACGCCGAGCCCGCACAACCCGCTGGGCGTGAAGGGCGTCGGCGAGGCGGGCACCATCGCCGCGCCGCAGGCCATCGTCAACGCCGTCGCGGACGCGCTGGAACCGTTCGGCGTGGACGGCGTCGAGATGCCGATGAGCGCCGAGAACGTCTGGCAGGCCGTCCAGGACAACACGGCCGCCGACGGCGGCGCTCCAACGGAGGAGTCCGACCCGGCCGACGACGCCGCGGACGACGGAGGTGACCGCTGA
- a CDS encoding FAD binding domain-containing protein: MFPDQFDYYKAESVSEALDLMDEHSGEETELLAGGHSLLPAMKSGLSSPDVLIDIGSIDSMHGVSVEGDTLSIGAMTPYDDFIESEDARTHAPALVAAVEQVGDTQVRNMGTVGGNLAHADPASDLPAPALVSDVTLVAEGPDGEREIPVDDYFFGMYATALGPDELLTRIEVPSAGDAVGTYAKKASPSSGYAMTGVAALVETDGDSVQSIRVGANGVMDHGVRLEGVEDALTGETLDDDAIEAAAERATDGLDTDMFMSDLQASATFREQLLRVYTKRALSEAAEQTASPAAAD, translated from the coding sequence ATGTTCCCGGACCAGTTCGACTACTACAAGGCAGAGAGCGTGAGCGAGGCGCTGGACCTCATGGACGAGCACTCCGGCGAGGAGACGGAACTGCTCGCCGGGGGCCACAGCCTGCTCCCGGCGATGAAGAGCGGGCTGTCGAGTCCGGACGTGCTCATCGACATCGGGAGCATCGACTCGATGCACGGCGTGAGCGTGGAGGGCGACACGCTCTCCATCGGCGCGATGACGCCGTACGACGACTTCATCGAGTCCGAGGACGCACGGACCCACGCGCCGGCGCTGGTCGCCGCGGTGGAGCAGGTCGGCGACACGCAGGTCCGGAACATGGGGACCGTCGGCGGGAACCTCGCGCACGCGGACCCGGCCTCGGACCTGCCAGCACCCGCGCTGGTGTCCGACGTGACGCTCGTCGCCGAGGGACCGGACGGCGAGCGCGAGATACCCGTCGACGACTACTTCTTCGGGATGTACGCGACGGCGCTCGGCCCCGACGAACTGCTGACGCGCATCGAGGTACCGTCGGCGGGCGACGCCGTCGGCACGTACGCGAAGAAGGCGTCGCCGTCCTCGGGGTACGCGATGACGGGCGTCGCGGCGCTCGTCGAGACGGACGGCGACTCGGTCCAGTCGATTCGCGTCGGCGCGAACGGCGTGATGGACCACGGCGTCCGTCTGGAGGGCGTCGAGGACGCGCTGACGGGCGAGACGCTGGACGACGACGCCATCGAGGCGGCCGCGGAGCGCGCGACGGACGGCCTCGACACGGACATGTTCATGTCCGACCTGCAGGCGTCGGCGACGTTCCGCGAGCAACTGCTGCGCGTCTACACGAAGCGTGCGCTGAGCGAAGCGGCCGAACAGACGGCGTCCCCGGCCGCGGCCGACTGA